The Metallibacterium scheffleri region ATCGGCATCGTCGGCGTGTACCAGGTCTGCGCGTTCCTGCCGCTGATCGGCCTGCTGGCGTATTTCCTGCCGGATTTGCGTAGCCTGCATCAGGCCACGGCTGTGGCGCGGACCGCAGCCTGACACGCCACTCAGTTGGCGCGCGCTGCTGCCGTGACGTGTTGTTCGCGGATGCCGCCACACCAGACCGAGCGTACCTCGAGCGCGCCGTCCAGCGCGACCAGATCGGCGCGATATCCGGCGGCGATCTGACCGTGGCTTTTATCGAGGCCCAGCACGGCGGCGGGATAGGTCGATGCCATGCGCAAGGCTTCGGCCAACGGCACATCGAGCAGGTGCACCGTGTTGCGCACCGCGCTGGCCATATCCAGGCATGAACCCGCGAGCACGCCGTCGACGGTGGTGCAGCGTCCATCGCGGCAGGTGATGACGCGCCCGCCCAGCCTGAAGTCATTTCTTTTTCCACCCACGGGCGGCATGGCGTCGGTGACCAGAACGACCTTGCCGCGGGGTTTTGCGGCCAGCGCGATGCGTAGCGCGGCAGGATGCACGTGCTGGCCATCGACGATGATGCCGCACCAGCTCGACCGGTCCTCCAGTGCGGCGCCCACGACACCGGGCGCGCGTCCCTGCAGTGGCGACATGGCGTTGAACAGATGGGTAAAGCCGCTCATGCCTGCGTCCAGCGCGGCACGCGTGACTTCATAGCTGGCATCGGTGTGGCCAGCGGCGACGATGATGCCGTGCTGGCAAAGCTGTGCGATCCGGGCGTGATCGACCTGTTCCGGAGCCAGCGTGAGCAGCGTGCGGCCATGCCCCGGCGCGGCCATCAGATCGATGTCCGCTTTATCAATGTCGCGGAAAGTGCGCGGGTCATGCACACCCTTGCGCGCGGCGGCGATGA contains the following coding sequences:
- the nagA gene encoding N-acetylglucosamine-6-phosphate deacetylase encodes the protein MQALINARVLTPRGLETGLSVRLQGDAIVDVTRAEQSLHDCELIDLDGLVLAPGFIDLQVNGGGDVLFNDAPNVEALRRIASAHRRFGTTGMLPTLISSDRDVLRAAIDAVRTAMATSVASLLGIHIEGPFIAAARKGVHDPRTFRDIDKADIDLMAAPGHGRTLLTLAPEQVDHARIAQLCQHGIIVAAGHTDASYEVTRAALDAGMSGFTHLFNAMSPLQGRAPGVVGAALEDRSSWCGIIVDGQHVHPAALRIALAAKPRGKVVLVTDAMPPVGGKRNDFRLGGRVITCRDGRCTTVDGVLAGSCLDMASAVRNTVHLLDVPLAEALRMASTYPAAVLGLDKSHGQIAAGYRADLVALDGALEVRSVWCGGIREQHVTAAARAN